Genomic window (Cystobacter fuscus DSM 2262):
CGCGGAGCAGCCCTCCCAGGTGCAGTCGCGGCTCGCGGAGCTGGAATCCCTGCGCTGAACGCCGGCGCCCCTACTTGCGCGACACACCCCGCCACCGCTCCGCCGCCCCCACCTCGTCCTCGGGCCCCGCGGCCTGCGTGAACGCGGTACGCGCGGGGCCCTCCTCCCTCCGGGGCTCCTCCCGCAGCGGCTCGCAGTGCGTCCTCACCACGGTGTACAGCCGGTCGAGGTTGAAGGGCTTGCGCAGCACCGCCTGCACCTCGGGCAGGCGGATGTGCTCATCCACGGAGAGCAGGACGATGGGCACCGAGCGCAGCGTCGGCTCCTGGCGGATGAACCGGATGAGCCGCGCGCGCTCCATCTCCGGCAACGTCTCGTCCAACAGGACGAGCCCCGGCCTCCCCATCCGCGCCAGCGCCTCGAGCGCTCCCTTCGCGCCAATCACCGCGGCCACCCCATACCCCTCGAACTCCAAGGCCGCCTGGATGGCCTCGAGCACGTCGAGTTGGGCTTCGACCACGAGCACGGATGCGCAGGCAGGAAGCATGGAGACCGCTCACTTTCAGCGGAAAAAACGGGAAGGGTAGGACAGGCCGACCAGCCTGCAACAGCACGTGTCGAAAAGCCAACGATTCGAGACCCTGGCGATGGCGACTCCGGCGACATCACCACAGCTTCATCCACTGAACGAACACATGCCATCTTCGTGCCCGGGCCCGCTTCCCCCCGAGCCATCGAGGTAGGCACTGCGGTGCTGGACTGCATAGGATGAGAGGCCGATGGCGCCGCCCCCCGCTCGCGAAATCCTACTCTTCACGCTGGAGTCGCAGCGCTACGCGCTGCCGCTGGAGGACGTGCGAGAGCTGGTCCGGGCCGTCCGCCTCACCCCCCTGCCCCGGGCGCCCTCCGTCGTGGAGGGCCTGTTCAACCTGCGCGGAGAACTCATCCCCGTGCTGGACATGCGCCGCCGCTTCCGATTGCCCGCCCGCCGACTCCTGCCCTCCGACCACTTCATCATCACCCAGACGGGGCCCCGCGTCATGGCGCTGCGCGTCGATCGCGCCGAGGGCATGCAACCCCTCGAGCCGGGCGACCTGGACACGACGCCGCGGGAGCTGCCCGGCGTGGGCTACGTGGCCGGGGTGGTGAAGCGGCCCGACGGGCTCGTGCTCCTGCATGACCTGCGCACCTTCCTGTCGGAGGCGGAGGCACTCGAGCTGGAGGACGCGCTCACGCAGGAGGGTGCCGCGCGGTGAGCGACTCCACGCCCCCCTGGCGGCATTGGGGCTACACCGCGGTGCTCGAGTTCGTCGCCGCGCGCGCCGGCCTGCTCACGCCCAGCTGCCTCGCGGCCGCCCTGGAGGGCATCGACCGGGCCATGGCCCGCGCGGGACTCGCCGAGGACTTCACCGCCTACCTGCCGCGGCTGGAGGCGGATCGCGCCGCCCTGGATGATCTCCTCGTCGAGCTGACCGTGGGGGAGACGTACTTCTTCCGCAACCCCGAGCACTTCGACTTCCTGCGCCAGGAGGTGCTGCCGGACCTGCGCCAGCACCGGGGCGAGGGGCACGTGGTGCGCGGGTGGAGCGCGGGCTGTTCCTCGGGCGAGGAGCCCTACTCGCTGGCGGTGCTCCTGATGAAGGAGGGCCACGAGCGCATGGAGGTGCTGGGCACGGACGTGTCGCGCGCGGCGCTCGCGCGCTGCGAGGAGGCGAGCTACGGCGAGTGGTCCCTGCGCGGCCCGTGGACCGACCACATGCGGCCCTACCTGCACCCGGACGGCAAGCGCTACCGGCTCGCCCCCGAGGTGCGCTCCCACGTGCGCTTCGGCTACCTCAACCTCGCCGAGGACTCCTGGCCCTCCACCACCCAGGGCGTGTGGGGCATGGACATCATCTTCTGCCGCAACGTCCTCATCTACTTCAACCGCCCCACCATCGAGGGCGTGGCCCGGCGGCTCCACGCCACGCTCGCCGACGGCGGCTTCCTCATCACCGGCCCCTCGGATCCCCCGCTCAACGGGCTCGCCCCCTTCGAGACGATCGTCACCGAGTGGGGCATCGTCTACCACCGTCCGGACGCGACCCGGCCCACCCGGCTGCGCTCCTTCCGCCACACCCCGCTCCAGGTGGTGCCGCCCGCCTCCGACTTCCCTCACGCCCCGCCGCCCGCCGCGGCGCCTCCCCCGCGCGCCGAGCCGACCCCCGCCCCGACTCCCCTTCCCGCCCCGCTCCCGGCGCCCTCCGCGCCGCCGCCTCCCGCGGCCCCCGGGGGCGGCCTGGACGAGGCCCGACAGGCGCTGGCCCGGGGGGACTGGCGCGAGGCGGCGCGGCTGGCCGCGGCGATGCCGGACGACGCGGAGGCCGTGGGGGTGACGATCCGCGCCCTGGCCAACTTCGACGCGCCGGCCGCCCTGCGCGCCTGTGCCGAGGCGAGCGAGCGCCACCCGCTGGCCGTGGAGCCGCGCTACCTCGAGTCCCTGGTGCTCCTGGGCCAGGGCAAGCTGCGCGAGTCCGAGCGCGCCGCGCGCCAGGCGCTCTACCTGGAGCCGGGACTGGCGGTGGCGCACCTCATGTTGGGCCACATCCTGCGGCGCCAGGGCGAGCTGACGGGAGCACGGCGCGCCTTCTCCACCGCCGCCGGCCTGTGCGCGGCGCTGCCTCCCGAGCAGCCCGTGCCCCTCGGCGATGGCGAGCGCGCCGACCGGCTCATGCGCGTGGCGCGCGAGGAACTCCAGCGGATGGATGACTCCCAGGAGAAGGGCTGATGCCTGACGACGAGTACATGAAGCAGCGCGGGCTGGACTGGGGCGCCGCCTACCGGAGGCTGGCGCGGCTCGCCACCGCGACCGAGGCCTCCCTCGTGTCAGATCCCGAGCAGGAGCAGGCGGTGCTCGACGAGCGCGCGCGGCAACTGTCCCGCACCGCCACGCCCACGGCCGCGCCGGGCCACCTGCTCGAGCTCATCCTCTTCCACGTGGACGAGCAGGACTACGCGCTGGAGACGCGCTTCGTGCGCGAGGTGTTGCGCTCCTCGGAGCAGCGCGTGCTCCTGCCCGGCGCGCCCCCGCAGCTGCGCGGGGTCACCCTGCTGCACGGCGAGGTGCTCGCGGTGGTGGAGCTCGCGCCCCTGTTCGGCCGTCCCGCGCCCACCCAGCACGGCCCCGTGCTGGTGCTGGGCCCGAGCCGCGCGGAGCTGGGCCTGCGCGTGGACCACGTGCGGGAGGTGCTCTCGCTCACCCGCGACTCGTTCCTGCCGCCTCCCGCGGCGCTCAGTGGACAGGATCGAACGCTCGTGTCCGGCATCACCCGCGAGGGGATCATCGTGCTGGAGGGGGAGGCGCTCTTGGGGGATGGTCGCCTCTTCTTCGACCTCTCCGAGGAAAGGGTTACATGAGCATCGGGAAGAAGATCGCCCTCGGCTTCGGCCTGTCGCTGCTGGCACTGCTCGCCGTGGCCTCGGTGGCCTACCAGGGCGCGCAGCAGATCACCCAGACGACGACCCTGCTGCTCGAGAGCCGCGAGCAGGCCCGCCTCATGCGCGAGATCATCGCCAACCTGGTGGACACCGAGACGGGCCAGCGCGGCTTCTTGCTCACCGGAGACACCAGCTACCTGGAGCCCTACAACCAGGCGCGCAAGAACCTGGACGCCAACATCTCCAACCTGCGCGACTACCTGCGCGACGAGCCCGGACAACTGGCCCGGCTCGCCCGGCTCGAGCCCCTGGTGAACGACAAGCTCGCGGAGCTGGCGAAGACGATCGGCCTGCGTCAGCAGGGCCAGGCCGACGCGGGGCTCGCGCTCGTGCGCTCCGGCCAGGGCAAGGAGGGCATGGACCGCATCCGGGAGATCCTCAACGAGATGTTGCGGATAGAGGATCAGCGCTGGGTGGACAACGAGCAGCAGGCGAAGGAGAGCGCCCAGCGCAGCATCTGGGTGCTGGCGGTGGGCACGCTGCTCGGCTTCACCGTCGTCGGCCTGGGCAGTTGGCTCATCACCCGGAGCATCACCGGCCCCATGGACAAGCTGGTGGCGGGCGCGGATCAGATCGGCCGCGGCAACTTCGCCCACCGCATCGACGTGGTGAACGACGACGAGACGGGCGAGCTCGCCGCCGCCTTCAACGCCATGGCCGAGCGGCGCCAGCAGGCCGAGGCGCAGCTGGCCAGACAGGCCGCGGAGCGCGAGCACACCCTGCGGACGGTGGCCGATTTCGTCAACCAGCTCGCGGGCACCACGGCGGAGATATTGGTGAGCACCACCGAGCAGGTGGCCGGCGCCCAGGAGCAGGGCAGCGCGGTGGCCGAGACGGTGAGCACC
Coding sequences:
- a CDS encoding methyl-accepting chemotaxis protein codes for the protein MSIGKKIALGFGLSLLALLAVASVAYQGAQQITQTTTLLLESREQARLMREIIANLVDTETGQRGFLLTGDTSYLEPYNQARKNLDANISNLRDYLRDEPGQLARLARLEPLVNDKLAELAKTIGLRQQGQADAGLALVRSGQGKEGMDRIREILNEMLRIEDQRWVDNEQQAKESAQRSIWVLAVGTLLGFTVVGLGSWLITRSITGPMDKLVAGADQIGRGNFAHRIDVVNDDETGELAAAFNAMAERRQQAEAQLARQAAEREHTLRTVADFVNQLAGTTAEILVSTTEQVAGAQEQGSAVAETVSTVEQIAQTSEEAAGRARTVSESARHAEEVGRNGRRAVDEAVTSMVAVREQVESIASRILALAEQAQAIGDIITTVNDISEQTHMLALNASIEASRAGEHGRGFAVVAAEVKALADQSKKATAQVRQILGQIQKATQGAVMTTEEGTKSVTTATRVVSQAGSTIQTLGDLLGQASLTAAQISASANQQATGIGQIRQAMRDVSQATQQTLTSTRQTERAMQDLNGMGQKLKSLLSEYGRAA
- a CDS encoding response regulator; amino-acid sequence: MLPACASVLVVEAQLDVLEAIQAALEFEGYGVAAVIGAKGALEALARMGRPGLVLLDETLPEMERARLIRFIRQEPTLRSVPIVLLSVDEHIRLPEVQAVLRKPFNLDRLYTVVRTHCEPLREEPRREEGPARTAFTQAAGPEDEVGAAERWRGVSRK
- a CDS encoding chemotaxis protein CheW, yielding MAPPPAREILLFTLESQRYALPLEDVRELVRAVRLTPLPRAPSVVEGLFNLRGELIPVLDMRRRFRLPARRLLPSDHFIITQTGPRVMALRVDRAEGMQPLEPGDLDTTPRELPGVGYVAGVVKRPDGLVLLHDLRTFLSEAEALELEDALTQEGAAR
- a CDS encoding chemotaxis protein CheW, translating into MPDDEYMKQRGLDWGAAYRRLARLATATEASLVSDPEQEQAVLDERARQLSRTATPTAAPGHLLELILFHVDEQDYALETRFVREVLRSSEQRVLLPGAPPQLRGVTLLHGEVLAVVELAPLFGRPAPTQHGPVLVLGPSRAELGLRVDHVREVLSLTRDSFLPPPAALSGQDRTLVSGITREGIIVLEGEALLGDGRLFFDLSEERVT
- a CDS encoding CheR family methyltransferase, translating into MSDSTPPWRHWGYTAVLEFVAARAGLLTPSCLAAALEGIDRAMARAGLAEDFTAYLPRLEADRAALDDLLVELTVGETYFFRNPEHFDFLRQEVLPDLRQHRGEGHVVRGWSAGCSSGEEPYSLAVLLMKEGHERMEVLGTDVSRAALARCEEASYGEWSLRGPWTDHMRPYLHPDGKRYRLAPEVRSHVRFGYLNLAEDSWPSTTQGVWGMDIIFCRNVLIYFNRPTIEGVARRLHATLADGGFLITGPSDPPLNGLAPFETIVTEWGIVYHRPDATRPTRLRSFRHTPLQVVPPASDFPHAPPPAAAPPPRAEPTPAPTPLPAPLPAPSAPPPPAAPGGGLDEARQALARGDWREAARLAAAMPDDAEAVGVTIRALANFDAPAALRACAEASERHPLAVEPRYLESLVLLGQGKLRESERAARQALYLEPGLAVAHLMLGHILRRQGELTGARRAFSTAAGLCAALPPEQPVPLGDGERADRLMRVAREELQRMDDSQEKG